In Acropora muricata isolate sample 2 chromosome 13, ASM3666990v1, whole genome shotgun sequence, the DNA window tacttgtttcagtttctttatttcgattgaactcgtcatgaagagaaaccgttacatttgtgttagcacttgtttgatgttccagatgattgATATCGGatcctatttccaggcctggtctattcactttctagattaacggctgttattcatcagttttcttcaaccgattggtgaagattttgtctcaagatccattagacttttgaaaactaataaggcgtttggccttgataaaattagtgcgcgtctcttaaaagattcagtggacattattactccttctttaacaaatttacagataaatattgttaactatttacatgaatgtgaacttcaataaaatgcttgaaacgttaatttacgtcttatgcacagtatttatagcaaatacacatcccataaccataaacagcttatgaaaagcgggggcagctctagtgatcactattacTAGTTATATCGAATATCGAATCACgaagtcaaaaaataaaaaagattgaTTATGCCGGTAAATAATTACAGGATATCATACCTTCTGAGAAACCTTGTGATGACCTTAAATCGACAATTCGGTTGTTTTCAGCTTCAGAGAAAATCGAAATTAATCTGCCATTGCCTCCACCCGTCGCACTAATATTGGCACAATGCTGGTTTGCATCTTCCCACTTTTTGTGATCTTCGAACAGTCGAAGGCAGCCAGATTTGTAAGCGTGCCATTGTTGCCCACAGTTGCTTACTGTGAATGTAAGGAAGAAGACATGTATTGTAACATAAAAAGGCCAGAAATTTGGTCAGACAAGAAACAGTTAGGGAAAGTAGAATCGAGCTTATGCATAAGATTTGTGAAAGTCAAATTTGAAGAACATAAaattagtttatttatttatttatttatttatttattgcattaGTTACTTTATAATCGAGTCTGCTCTCTCTTCCGCGACGTTGCATCGAGTTTTTCTCAAATCTCGCAGCGTAACATCAGCAGCTTGTATCCCAGTGGTTTGTGCTATCAGCGAAACGTTCCGTTGAGGTCACTTGACCATTAAAGTGAgacaatttgcaaaaaaaaaaagaaaaaaatgttttgtgcaAAGCCTATCGAGCAACGAGTCTTGTGATGTGAGAACTTTTACTACGGCAATGCAATAACGAAAGCTCAGCCGCCGGATGTCACCCATTTGCTTAGTGACCGCTCACGCTGGCTATATGTCActttgaaagatttagaaagctgacgtttcgagcgttagcccttcgtcgaaggacgaagggctaacgctcgaaggactaacgctcgaaacgtcagcattctaaatcttttacggtgtaattcaacctttatcaactcgtttgataaaaccaaatttttgttttaaatctctcccaccgacgcagcaccacagtttctttagaaactagaaatccattacatgtcactttgttttctttcatcgATGTTATGTTCCGGTCATCTCCTTATGTAAAGGCGAACTAAGCTGCTAACTTAAGAAAAAAGTGTAAATCTTGGGAATAACAAAAGTCTTCATTTTAACAGTCGAGATTCCATCAAATGCCTCAAGTGCGGCGTTTTGGGGAATCGAAGCCACAGAGAACTTCTGTCCGCCTGAAAGAAGACGGGAAAGGTTTCACTAGAGAAAAATCGACCAAGGGCCTACAATTACCTGGGTGCAATTTGAATGTGAGCCCTTTTATTTGGCGGCCACTTCCAGGTGCAGCTGTTGTTGCTCGCTGTGTGGATGGAACCCTGCTCGCAGGTGTCGGCGCTTGATATTGAGATGGACTGACTTCTTGTGTGCCTCGTGTTGTCGTAGTTTCGTTATTATCTTACTTGTTGTCGCATAAAAGCCTGAGATTTGTTGTTCCGGCTTCTCCTTTGGTATTAACGGTTCGTAGTACGCAAAACTatctttccttttcaatttgttATTGGAAGAGATGCTCGACACGTTGTTTAGCTCGCAAATGGACAGAGATCGTGACTGTTGAATCTCAAAATTGAAGGAGGCACATTCTGGGTTTGAAAGACATTTATGGCTGCAGCCCAGCTCGTTTCTAGTCTGGTGGACTGAAATGATGTGGCCAGTTAAGACTTCACCTAACAAGACAATGGAAGTCTGAGTTTAAGCCTATAAGaagtaaaaattaatgtcttaGTTTTTCGAGGTTATAGAGAGCGCTTAGGCAATTGAAAAGGAACGAGTCGTTTGGAGGTTCTAGAGAGCTTTGTGGTAAAGatggcaacaacaagaaaaatgcCCTCAGTTGTAAATAATATTGGCGCATTTCTGCGGGACTATTTTTTGATTCTTCCATCTTGCTCGCATTCTACATTGTTGACGAAATGCGCTACAACTGGCTGGTGTGCGCGCCGTTAAATTATCTGTATAGCAATGAAACATTTATTAATGCAATCAAAGTTCAcgctgttgttttgcagaggatagCACGGAtttgttctaaagtgcgtgccgcaagtgcagcacgcttatttttcctaattgaaccaatcaaattcttgatTTTTGATGCCGTCGTTGCTGTTGGTACTAAAGTTCCTTATTTAAGGAAACAGCGAGTGCGTCAGTACGTCATCTTTCTAACGGAAAAGGAAAACACGTTAAACCTCTTTTCTTTGTACTGTTCGGCTTAAGATCCTTTAGTTTGCTGTCGCCTGGCAACATTCTTTGAGATGCTGTGCAGCTGCTGCTGTGTTCATGTTGGTTTCAGCATATgatgttttttcacttttctgaTTAATTTATTGATTAAATCCTGACATGTGTCCGTTCAAACGGATGATAACACCCAATATTTTATTCTTCCCTGTTGGTTGTGTTGTTAGTTACAATGCTGCTGGACTCAATTTTTCATTATGTTAGTAAAATATCGTTCTCCGAGTctatttattttacttattaTATTGTGTGTACTGAAGTGAAGGTATCGTAAATTAAAAAGTTCAAATTCCATCCGGAAtgagcaatttctttttttacaatGCAAGTGTTCGAAAAGTTCGAAAACGCTGCGAGACTAATTGTCACAGTATTAATTTGTTAGAGATAGAGTTTTTCTTTCTGGATTTTTTCGGAAACCTATGAACGTTTTGCGACATTTGGATTTTCAAACACTGCCTACGTGGTATAACACCTGTTCTTTATCAAACGTAGGTTGTAAAACTAGCCAAATGAAGTATGAAATATTCTTTTCACTTCACCTGATATACGCGAGAATAGATTTTGCACTATTGTGACACAAGTTGCAAAACGAATTGCTTTACTTAGTTGTGTAACAGTTTCTTAACCATACCTTCCTTAACTTTATAAAACAGTGAGAAGCGTTTGCTGTCTTGTTCTTGAGGAGATTCCGTGTTAAAACCAAAGGTCGTCTTGTCGACCAACTCTAACAAGGTTACAGCGCATAAGAGAATGCTCACATACTTCCTCCTTGGAGATCGTGAATTCATCGTCAATATCTCCTTCACTCATTTAAAATCAGTGGACCGAAAACGATCGGATCATATGCTATAATCCTTTAATTTCTACTGGTAGACGTTCTCAGCTGTTTTTAAAGGTCCGCAAACCCAAGCAGCTGGTTTCCGGTAAAGTTTCCTAGCTTAATTAATTTCTATGGTCCCATATCTCGTTTTGCCCGGCCTATCCACAACACGGTGACTGTGGGTCAAGACAGTTTGAGTGAAAACCTGTTCAGTTTTAGTTGAAGTCAGGTGTAGAATTAAAAATTATGTAGACAGGAACTGAAAATTCACTGAAAATGTTTCCGTTTGCCTTGTCAATTGTCGTTTGcctgaaaaaataattaacagaaataaaaatgacCGTTGACTTCTTACCTCGgcttaatcttttttttttttgcagtgcgATTCAGTTTTAAAGTGAAGAATAAGAAAATCGAACCGCTTCTAAAAAAAAGCCATAGTTTAGACTATTTGATGATAATTAATTACTCTTTACATGGCAACATTTCgacttcaaattttgaattcaaCGGCGGTAAATGCAAACCGCGGGTTTACAAACAAATTTAATTCCTGACTAAGTAACAAAATTTGTGAATTTGTCATTTTATAGTACATCCGACATCCTAAATCCTACATCCGACATCGGACATCGGACATCCGAGATCCGAGATCCGACTTCTTCGCACTGGCTCAGTTCAACGGAAAGACTTCATTGGCTTGACAAGATGGCGGAGTCCACGGAATCTTCTACGGAAGCTCAGCTGGAAAGGTGTTCGTGAGGTGGTTCTTTATATTGAACGAAGTTAATCACTTATAAGGCCGCGAAATCTAGGCCGCCTTTTAGCTATACCTCTGCACGTGTTGCAGTGACCACATATGGTTTCCTCTATTTCCTGTGAAGTCAGAAAGGGACAACTTTTCTCTGCTAATTGGGTACTGGTTGCTACACGGGATTTAGAAAGATACTGAAGCACAAACCCTTCTCTATTTTCTCTGTAATGGTGTACAATAACATATTcagaataacaaaagtgtgtGGTAATCTACTTATGCCTGCTAACCGTCCGGAAGAAAAAACCTCTATAAGAGGAGACCTGAACCCTCCCGAGTGCATTAAAAGCATATCCTCAAGTCTTTTTCTCAAGGGGTCTTGACAATGGATGAACAATACGAGCCTCGCTTCCTCTATTAGGGAGTGACGAAGAAGTCTCGTTCTATGAAGGTCAAGATTGTCCAGACAATTTCATAAAACCAGTTTTCATCGATCAAAATTTTTTCATAGGTTTGCGGCCTTTGCACCGGATACATGAATCAAAGTGCTCCttgtaataaaattaacaaaatctGAGACATGCTATGAGCCTCGATAACATTTTCTGGAAAGCGGAGTCCCTTATTATTCGCCACGATTAGCGTATTCAAAACATTGTTTGACATCCATAAGGACATTGTTGTTCGCAAAAAGTGTCCCCGATCCAGAGAATCAAGATCCACAGTCGACTCGTAATCCATTTACCAATGTATACTGATTTCTAATGTGGGACGTGCAATAAATAAATCCCAAATTGGAGTGTATGTGGAAGATGTCAGCCATTATTGTCTGTGGCAAGCGTCCACAGACATGTAGTATGTGAATATTTGGGGAATCTTACTCCTGGCCAGTTGCACCACTCATTTTAACACACACTAAACGTGATGATAACTACTCGCATAGTAACTCAAAGTGGATTAAAATCCCCACCCTTTGaaaggaataaaaatttttTCTCATTATGCTCCATGCCTGATTGTACAGAGACCCAGTAGTTCTCTCTAAACAGTAGTGCAATTCACAAAGTTAACTAACACTGTGGGTGTTGCGTCGTTTTGGGAAAGTAAACACACggaaatttgaatatcaaaacAAGTTGTGTACAAAGAGAGTTAAAATTTCCACCTTGAAGAGCTAACGAAGatgacgtcatcttcgtaatctaactCGGAAACTAACGACGAatgactaacgctcgaaacgtcatctttcgTAATCTAcatcggaaagtggcgacgaagggctaaacgCTGCGAttcgtcagcttcgttatctctgtCCAATGTGCAAATGTGACACCTATCAACATTTCAACCTTAACCCATTCAAGTAATAGATAAATATATTCATGAGTGCGTTTGAAAATAGTAGCATGAAATAGAACGCCAATCAGGAGAAGAATGGCTGCTCAAACATTGAAAGGAATTCATATGTTATTTAACCCAACATCATCAGGTTTTACAAGTTGTTGTCCTTCGAACATTTTATGTCAAATAAAGGTGGTCACAAGCTCAGCATTTCGTTTTCCAGAAGCCATTATTTTGTTGCCTATGCGTGAAGACCAACAAATGAAAATCGAAATTGTTTTCCAAAAAAGTATTTGGTATGCGCAGTTAGTCTAGCTAGTCACACATGGCCTAGAAAACTAATAAAACTGCTTTCGTATGATTATATTATAGTTGGATCCGGAAATCCTTTCCACCATTTTAATTTGAACAAAACTTTTTGTTCATAAGCTGAGCATTCTCGTTTTCCCCGACAAGCCTTATTTTGTCTGCATATATAGTGACACCAAAAAGACAGAAATATGTTCTCAAAAAGATATTTGGTAGCTAGCCTAGCTACTTACACATTAAGAAAACTAGGTAACCTCTACTTTTGGAcatgattataataatatttggATGAAAGCCTTTCAAACTGGACAGAACGTTTTTTCCAACGCGGGCGCTTATTCACTAATGTTACGACGCCACAAATAAATTTTCgtaattttttggtcaaaggaGAAGGATTTTTAAATCAAGAATCGACCTGTGCCCCGTCAATTTGCTCGGTGGGAAGCCATTGGCGAGATGACTGGAGTAAATTACTTTCAGCGCAAAAATGTCAAATGATGAAATGTGATGACTTTCATGAGTGGAAGATCTGTTTACTATCGTAAGAACTGAACTTTAGAGTTCAAGTTCTTTGGTCTTTCACGATAACAAGATGGCAGAGGATGCTGGTGTTATTGTTAGGAACGAAGGGGCCATATGGGCATTCGCAAATACATCGCAGAGCATCGTTGTAGTTCCGCGTCTCCCATTGTCCCGTTGTCCTGAATGTCCTCATTCAACATCATCACCACACCTCTTCTTGCATCCTAGGATCCCATTTGTTCCAGTTTGTAAATGACGCATTGGTTCCATCGACCCACTTGTACGTACCTGTCCCTTGCAAGTTTATTTAAACCAATATAGTATtcaccttaaaaaaaaaggaaaacgtaTATTTACACGAATGAAGAAATGTAATGAGACTAATGTTCTCGATCTTGACTCGGCGAAATTCTGTTAATTATCAATTATCCCAAGAATATTGTTCAACAGTTGCATAGCATTATACAGTGGTATACCATTACTATCCAGTGAAAAACGGGGGGTTTTGAAACCCTTTATCATTTGAACAAACAGGATCGAATTTTGGAAGAGCAAGATAATATCAGACCCGTAGCCATAAAAAATTTCTCCAGCCTAGCCATTATTTTCAAAGATGCACTAGAAAGGAATTTTACACATTGCTAGCACTATATCCGACGACTCGAAAATTGGTAGTATGCGtagattatttttcttattttttggttGTTGCATCGTTGGAGCTGCTCGAGACTAAATCTACTTAATACATACGCAAAAACAAtacgaacaaacaaacaacaagaaaacaggaaatttcaaccAAGGGCGAGTGCCCTGTTGCGCCTCAATACTGGCTACGGCCCTGAATATTTCACACTACATAGTTTCATTTTAATACCTTTCTATTATAGCTTTTAATAGCTTTACCGCGATTTATCACATTTAGCTGTTATTATGTTTGATGACGATTTTTGTCCTGTTTGTTGGACAATTAATCCGTAACAAATGGGGCTTCTTGAGGTTTTCGTTCGTTTTCTTCTTACTTTGCTCTTTGCTACAACTAAGCTGTTTAATGTGTCGCGTTTTCTGTTCTTAAATCTTGCGCTTTCGATCAAAGAGGCAAAACAGACCAACGACAAAGAAAATGTACGCATAAAACTCAAATAGCCAGCACGAAAATATTGACGGTTTCATTTGCTCAGGCAAATGTGCATGCTCAAGTTCCATATATTTTATGCCAATACGCACTGGCATATACAGTACGGAAATCAAAAAGACTTAAGTAAACAATGTTTCTGAATTTTGTCGCCCTAAGGGCGCATGTGCAGTTGGCAAATACACCGTTCAAGAACACACTGTGTGCGTACCACAAAGAAGAAATAACTCGAACACTgtcctatatatatagaaattggtactaccTATAAATCGAGTTGAGTGGGATTAATGGGAATCTGTCTCATAgtgtctaggggccgacttgaTCTCTCCCTGCCTTCCGGTCGTCGACGATTAGGTATCCTgcaccttagctcacaaaatcGACCCACGGgcccgaaatctcggggaaatcgtttggtacgacgctctggcaccacgtcccaGAGGtcctgttgtcttggtatttgaATTTGCGCATGCTCACATTGGCTGGAACGTAAAGTTCTCACCATAGTTCGAAAATCCGACTAATTAAGCTATTATTAGAGAATTTTGCAATCCGACTATTATTAGCTATaatctttggaaaaattgcgatttctcagcaaGTTCGCGACGTTTCCTGGAGCGCAGTGGAGAGAGCAATTGAGTTAGAACTTAGACCTGTTTAAGAGCCTCCCGGATGTTTCTCCAAGTGCGGACTAATCGCAGAAGATTCATTCCACAGGACATTTCTAGTTAATCCGTATAGGATAACTTTTGTGGCTTTACAaagttttaaaattgtttaGGGAAGTATTTTCGGCACCAGTTATGATAGGAAATCATTTTTCACCCAATGTAGTCTGGGCTCGATTCCGGCCTTAATGCCATATCTGGAGCTAAATTGTTTGGTTGTGCTACTCCGCcacgagaggtttttccctgagTTCCCGGGTTTTCCTTCACCCTCtcagcaaaaaaacaaatttgctaTGGTATAGTTTACTTGTAGTGCCTCCTTAATTAGTTAAGTAAACTGTGCTTGGCCAAATCCACGGAGGCTTCAATAAAAATGATTACTGTTTGAGTCAAAAAAGGACACCTTTCCCAAGAAGTTCAATGGAAATCGAATTTGTGTTAGTTGCTTTAACTTAATTCCATACGGTCTAGACCAGTTTTGCACTTGCAAACTCCATGGCCCTCAATTCTATCTTCTTGCAAATAACATTTTTCATTATACGCACGAATCAcgaatgcaaaaaaaatgaaaagattgaTTATAGTTTTCCGATTTattggctttaaaaaagaactgccacaaacacttcttttgttgtCCTTTGTTCACATTCAAAGTGCGATATGCGTTTCAATCGTGATTTATTACCGAGTTTTACAGGGTGGCCACTCACCTATTTATGATTATTCcctttgagaataatattctataactattaatagctagaaaagactgaattttcaaattaacaagccaAAATAaggtattctaacacaatatccttgaggatatttttttttccacgtgcacgtattcttaacgaaattgccgaatgtgagaaaatgccgctaaatcggaaaactctaatatACACGCAAATAAGTTCATGACACCATAACCATCCGATAAAACCTGGTGATGACCTTAAATTGGACAATTCGGTTGTTTTCATCTTGCGAGAGAATCGACATTAATCTGCCAGTGCCTTCCCGCCGTATTAATATTGAACGTGGCACCAATGCGTTTTTTTGCATCAACACCAATTATTTGTGATCATCGAACAGATCGAAGGCCGCCAGATTTGTAAGCGTGCCCATTGTTTCCCGCAGTTGGTTACTGTGAATGTAAGGAAGAAGACATGTATTACATATTGTACACATAAAAGGCCAGAAATTTGGTCAGACCAGAAACAGTTAGGGAAAGTAGAATCTCGAGTGTTATGCATAAGATTTGTGAAAGTCAAATTTGAGGAACATAAAATTAAGTTATTGATTTATTGCATTAGCTACTTTATAGATCTAGTCGGCTCCTCTCTTCCGCGACGTTGCATCGAGTTGTTTCTACCAAATTTCGCAGCGTCAACATCAGCAACTTAAATCCCAGTGTGGTTTGGTGCTATCAGGGTCAGTGCAGTGAAATGTTCTCTTGATGTGCCGTTACCATTAAAAGTAAGACAATTTGCCAACAAAAAAAACCAATGTTTTTGTGGCAAAGTCTATCGAGATACTAGTCTTGTTTTGTGGAAACGTTTCAGCTACGGCAATGCAGTAACTAAAGCTCAACGGGTGTCACCGATTTGGTTGGTGACCGCTCACAACTGGCTTCATATCACTTTGTTTGTCTTCCTCTAATTCCATGTTATCTTCCGGTCATCTGCTTATTTAAAGTCAAATTGGTCTCTATCGTAAGAAAAAGTGTCAATCTTGCGAATAAGAGCAGGCTTTTTAACAGTCGAGGACTCCACATATTGCTGCTTTTGGGTAAGCCACAGAACTTTCTGTCCGCATAAAAGAAAGCACTTGCGGGAAAGGCtacactgacaaaaaaaaatcgaccaaaggtctTTCAATTACCTGGGGCGCAAATTTGGGACATGTGAACCCTTTTATTTGGCGGCCCACTTACCATGTGCTCTTGTTGTTGCTCGCTGTGTGGATGGAACCCTTTGCTCGCTGGTATCGACGTCGCTTGATCTTGAGATGTACTTACTTCTTTTGTGCCTCTTGTTGTCGTAGTTTTCGTTATTATGTTACTTGTTGGTTCGGATAAAAGCCTGCAATTTGTTGTTTCGGCCTCTCCGTTGGTGTTAACGGTTCGTAGTACACAAAACAATTCTTTCCCTTTTCAATTTGTGATGGGAAGAGATACTCGACACTTGTTTAGCTCGCAAACTGGACATGCAATCGTGACTGTTGTCATCTCACCAAATTGAAGGAGGCAACCGTCTGGGTTTGAAAGACATATTGTGGATGCATTCCAGTACATTTCTAAGTCTTGGTTCGTAATGTGAAATGATTGGGCCTGTAAGACTACACCTAACACGACAAATGGCAGCCTGAGTTTAAGCTTTAATGATAAAGGTAAAAAATTGTGTCTTTTCGAGGATATAGACGACTGCTACAACGTCGTTTTGATGATGAAACACTGGAGGGGGGGGGCGCACTTCtccaataggtggttttcacgttacttCATACCGCCATGGTTTGTGGAcgaaaacaaagatttctttctaATTAGCTTCCTTTTgatcgtccaccagcaattgtacctggcagcattgttatctgtttccctagagattggttgcaaaccccTATTAGATAGGAGCGTGTGTTTTTAGATGTTAAAAAGCTTCATAGCAATAACGCCGTCAACAATGAGGAAAACGCctcaattgaaaaaaatgtttgcgcgttgttgtgactattttgGGCAACTCTCCTCATCTTGTTTCGCCATTCTACAATGTTGGCGAAACGCCTCGACAACGGCTGTTGTGCGCGAAGTTTATTACTGTATAGCATGTGAAACATTTGTTGTTGCATTCTCAAGTTGTAAATCAACAATAACAAATGTGGTGATTTTCAcggctgttttgttttgcaggAGGACAGCACGGTTTTGTCTAAAGTGGCTTGCTTCGCCAGCCGCGTGCAGACACGCTTAATTTTTCTTAATGGCACAATCAAATTCTTTACTTGTGACGCTCTTCCTCTGCATCTGTCGCACCGTTCCGACCATTTTCGACTGATGCACAAGCTTCCTTACTGAGAGAGCGCAATTAAGCAAGAACGAACACATCGTTATAGTACGATCATCTTATCAacggaaatgaaaaaaatgttaaactCTTTGCTCTCTAATTGCAGGCCCTTTTCCCCAGTGAAAATGCAATATTTTAGCACCACTGTTCTGCTTAAACAATCCTTAGCTGCCTCCTGGATCCTTCGTCTATCGGCATTGCTGTTCAGCTGCCATGTTGTTgttcatgttgtttttttttttctttttttttcgtttgtttatttttgtttttttttctttccaacgCCAGTTTCGGTTTAATTTTGTGGGCGAAATCCTGAATGTATCCGTtcatatgaaagaaaacaatcaatatttTATTCTTTCCCGCAAGTGTGTGATTCAATACATTGCTGGCTGGTATCAACTTTTCCTTTTGTGAAGAACATATAACGGTTCTGTGACGCTATTTCACTTTCCctattgaaacaaaaaagtttccATATCCCCTCGGGATataaaaccctttttttttcagtggatTTTGTCCGAAAGCTTGAAAAACGCTGCGAGCCTGAATATTATTTGGTAGAGTTTTTCTTCTGGAGATGTTCGGGAAAGGTGTTAACGCTTTGCGACATTGATATTTTTAAGCATTA includes these proteins:
- the LOC136895089 gene encoding lithostathine-like, whose amino-acid sequence is MNSRSPRRKYVSILLCAVTLLELVDKTTFGFNTESPQEQDSKRFSLFYKVKEDNNETTTTRGTQEVSPSQYQAPTPASRVPSTQRATTAAPGSGRQIKGLTFKLHPVSNCGQQWHAYKSGCLRLFEDHKKWEDANQHCANISATGGGNGRLISIFSEAENNRIVDLRSSQGFSEGEYYIGLSDLQGTGTYKWVDGTNASFTNWNPGFPNGEKGVVMKMSIGNLDNGKWLTRNYNDALRFICECPDGRCA